The genomic segment ACCAAAACCTAACAAAAATGTCAATAACTTACACAATGTAAACACTACCTAAAAACATATTCATTTCCTCTTTAGAGAAGCAACTTATCAACGGCTTCTGCTTATTTTTTCAGACTACCCCATGTGGCAGCCAGTTTCCGTTTCGGATCCACAGCGAGGGTTGGCTCCAAACCTTCTTCCATAACGGCTTGAATGTCATCTTCACTGAGAACAGTGTTGAAGATAATAAACTCGTCTAACAATCCTTCCCACTGCCTGCTCTGACCCCAGTCCCCGATCTGGGCGGGATCGAGAATACCGGGATTTCCACCCCAATCGTTTTCAATATCGAGCTCACCATTAATGTAGAAACGGATCTTCTTTTCCGGCGCACTGTAGGCGGTTGCGATGTGGACCCACTTATCCATCTGATCGCCTGCCAACATGTAGTTCGCGAAGGTATCGTTTCCACCCGGATTGCTGTGAATAGAGAACTCTACTTTGTTATTCGGGTGCATCTGGTAGTGGATGTCCCCAACTTTCCAACCGTTGACGTTGAAAAAGACACGCCACTGTGCTTCGCGTCCCGTGGATTTGACCCAATGTGTGAAGGTGATTTCCTCAAATTCGCCAATCCGTTTCGGAATCGCGACCCACTCGTTTTTGCCGTTCAATTCAATCGCTTCACCGATTTTGCCAGCAACGAATGTGCCACCTTTTACTTCTCCATCAAATCCGTTTCCTGAGAAGTCTTCGGCATTGCCATCGAACAGCCATGCTGCGGCAACCATGTCTTCGGTGATCTCAGCTGAACTCGTTAGACTCATGCCCAACATGAGCAGGACGCTGAGGGTAACTGTGATAATTCTTGCGTTTGACAAAGTAATCTCCTATATGTTGCCAAGAGTGACGGTAACTTGTGATTGTATGACGCTTGGACAATGCGTTTCGCTTTCTATTCTATTTTGACGAATTATAATAGAAAAGGTGTAGAAACACGAAAATTTTTTGAGACAAAAACGTTGGACATATCAGTTAAACGAATCTGTCTTTGTGGGGACTGGCTTCCCATTGTGCACGCCATGTTTGCCACAACGTTGGGCATTGCCTACTTTCACGCGCACGGGCAGGACACGCAATCGCTGCGTGCCAGAGTTCGTTGAGTGAGGTGCCAGTCCGGCTGAATCGAAAATCTGTAGACCAGCGAATGGTATTGCTTTGATTTACCAACGACCGATGGAAGACGAGATTGTTGAAGACGAGGAGATCCCCTTTCTGCATCTCTAAGGTAGCGATCTCCGAATCGGATGCAGTCGGAGGGAGAACAGGAACGGCAAACGCCTCGCCGGGCACGCGGTGATAGGTTTGCAAACCTGACTTGTGGCTTCCCGGTAGGAATTGCAACGGACCGTTCGCTACTTTGACGTTCACTAACGGTAGCCATACAGTGAGGTGCGTATCGTTTTCGGTATGGGGCATGTACGCGCTGTCTTGGTGCCACGGGAGTGTTGTGAGTTTCTCGTTTGGGAGTTTCGGACGCACCCAAAAGTCGCCGTTGAATTGAATATCGCTTCCGATAAGCGTTTCTAATACATCCAGCACCTTCGGATGGGTTATCAAGTCAAAGAGTGCCTCACTAAAGACGAGCGTGTGCCAACCAAAAACCTCATTTTCTCTGCCGCATGCCTTTAAAATAGCGTACCAACGGCGTTCAAAAGACATCTCTTTGTAAGTGTCAGAGATTGCTCCTTCGTTGTAGAGTTCAGTGGCGCGCTTATCAACGGCTTCAGAAATGACAGCAATCAGCGGGACAAGATCTACCTCGGAGAGTGCTGATTTCACAACAAGGTAACCCTGTTCCGTAAATTTTTCAGAATTTGTTGTTTCCATCGTTTTTTAGCGACGTGCTTTGATTGCTCCCCAGGCAGTGGTTAGTTTTCGTCCGGGTTTTACGGGAAGCGGATCCATAGATGCCTCGACCGGAATTGCTTCGCTCCAGAATGCTACCTCGTCAACAGCACCACCAAAATGGTTCTGACCGTTACGGCTGCCGATAGTGAACGGCAATCCTTCGGTGATGTGGACAGCATCCGCACCCGGCATCTCTCCCTCCAGTTTTCCGTCAACGTACGCCTTGACAGATTTACCGTCATAAGAGCCGAAGATGTGGTACCACTGTCCAATTTCCATTTTAACGTTGCCGACACAACAGACGAGATTGTTTCCCGGACCGGTGGAGACCTCAAAGGAGAGCGTGCCATCGGGTTCAATGAAAAATCCGTAGCTCCAGTTGAGGTGGATGCCTTTTTCAGCAACCGCTACCCACGGTCCCAGTTTCAACGGTTGAATCCACGCCGACAGAGACAACGCTTCAAGTTCAGAAATTGCTGGTGCATCCGGAATCTCGACGTAATCAGTGCTACCGTTGAACTCCAACGCTTCACCGAATTTTCCGGCTATTACCTTTGGATTCCCTTGGATGATCCCGTCGTGACCGTTGCCAGTCAGGTCATCCACACCATCTGCCTCGTTGAATGACCAATAGCCGACCAATTCCGCATTTACTGTGGCGTGAACAATACCAAACAAACAGAGTGTCAGACACGTAATTCTTAAAAGAGACATGGTTGTACCTCCGTCTGAACGAGTGGATGGCGAGGTATAAAAACCCCGCCTTACGGTAAAGAGGAGACAGGTTGCGATGAAAAACGGCCGTCCGCTATAGCTTAGCTCTCAGTGAATCCATCAGTCCATCTGGTGGGTCAAAAGGAAGTTCAATCACCTCGTTTGTGATACCGCTGTAGTAGATGCCAAGGAGGAGGTTGAACTCAGCGAGGGATTGCTTAAGGTGTGTCGGATGCACCTTACTCTCATCGTCCAGCCAATCGAAAACCGCCTCAGTGAGGTTGCCTTGTGCGACGACATCTTGTTCCCCGTAGCTGAGCGGACCGCCTTCGTAGCCACCCTCTGGCGTTGAGCGTTCCCAACTGCTAAACCGCCAATGCACAAAACCTTTCGTTCCAACGACAAAAACGCGTTTATGAAAAAAGACGACGGGATCATCGGATGCTGTTGGGGCAATTGCTGTCCCGAATGCCACGGAAATATGAAGTCCGTTCTCGTATTGGACGCGTGCGCTGGCGTATTGTGGAGAGGGTTGCGCCGAATCCAACTGTTCGGCACCCGAAATTTGCCCAAGCACTCGCGTTGGACGCGAGTTGTCGATGTAGGAAGAGACGAGTTGTAGCACATGTGGCCCCTGGTCAACAGGCGTACTGCGTGCGCTGGCATCGATAAGCTTAATATCGCC from the Candidatus Poribacteria bacterium genome contains:
- a CDS encoding phytanoyl-CoA dioxygenase family protein, translating into METTNSEKFTEQGYLVVKSALSEVDLVPLIAVISEAVDKRATELYNEGAISDTYKEMSFERRWYAILKACGRENEVFGWHTLVFSEALFDLITHPKVLDVLETLIGSDIQFNGDFWVRPKLPNEKLTTLPWHQDSAYMPHTENDTHLTVWLPLVNVKVANGPLQFLPGSHKSGLQTYHRVPGEAFAVPVLPPTASDSEIATLEMQKGDLLVFNNLVFHRSLVNQSNTIRWSTDFRFSRTGTSLNELWHAAIACPARARESRQCPTLWQTWRAQWEASPHKDRFV
- a CDS encoding Gfo/Idh/MocA family oxidoreductase, translating into MYKTAMLGCGGRARAHADAYRFVQNGKLAAICDMNTELLNTFGDDFGISSRYTDLDEMLEKEKPDVLHIVTAPVLRGSNERIRYPLMKQASDAGVPAAIVEKPIAVESEDWKQIAGLAEETNTKFVVNTQLNFHPQNLELKRDVAEGRIGDIKLIDASARSTPVDQGPHVLQLVSSYIDNSRPTRVLGQISGAEQLDSAQPSPQYASARVQYENGLHISVAFGTAIAPTASDDPVVFFHKRVFVVGTKGFVHWRFSSWERSTPEGGYEGGPLSYGEQDVVAQGNLTEAVFDWLDDESKVHPTHLKQSLAEFNLLLGIYYSGITNEVIELPFDPPDGLMDSLRAKL
- a CDS encoding LamG domain-containing protein; protein product: MSNARIITVTLSVLLMLGMSLTSSAEITEDMVAAAWLFDGNAEDFSGNGFDGEVKGGTFVAGKIGEAIELNGKNEWVAIPKRIGEFEEITFTHWVKSTGREAQWRVFFNVNGWKVGDIHYQMHPNNKVEFSIHSNPGGNDTFANYMLAGDQMDKWVHIATAYSAPEKKIRFYINGELDIENDWGGNPGILDPAQIGDWGQSRQWEGLLDEFIIFNTVLSEDDIQAVMEEGLEPTLAVDPKRKLAATWGSLKK
- a CDS encoding LamG domain-containing protein; amino-acid sequence: MSLLRITCLTLCLFGIVHATVNAELVGYWSFNEADGVDDLTGNGHDGIIQGNPKVIAGKFGEALEFNGSTDYVEIPDAPAISELEALSLSAWIQPLKLGPWVAVAEKGIHLNWSYGFFIEPDGTLSFEVSTGPGNNLVCCVGNVKMEIGQWYHIFGSYDGKSVKAYVDGKLEGEMPGADAVHITEGLPFTIGSRNGQNHFGGAVDEVAFWSEAIPVEASMDPLPVKPGRKLTTAWGAIKARR